A single window of Rhizobium sp. NLR16a DNA harbors:
- the denD gene encoding D-erythronate dehydrogenase — protein MHVMILGAAGMVGRKLVERIEREPLTFGRPVTRLTLADAFPPPVPEALRSVTTALTVDLAGAGAADRLIEGQPELIFHLAAIVSGEAEADFDKGYAVNLDGTRALFDAIRQLGLKTTYVPRVVFASSIAVFGTPFPEVIPDEFFTTPLTSYGTQKAIAELLLADYSRRGIFDGIGIRLPTICVRPGAPNKAASGFFSNILREPLVGREAVLPVSDSVRHWFASPRAAVGFFVHAATIDTTRIGARRNLTMPGLSALVSEEIDALRRVAGDKAVALIKRVPDPVIERIVAGWPTQFDATRASALGFTAETSFDEILQVHIEDELGGRIA, from the coding sequence ATGCATGTGATGATTCTGGGCGCCGCCGGCATGGTTGGCCGTAAGCTGGTTGAGAGGATTGAGCGTGAGCCGCTCACTTTCGGCCGGCCTGTCACCCGGCTGACCCTGGCAGACGCTTTTCCGCCGCCGGTGCCGGAAGCGCTCCGGTCCGTGACCACCGCGCTGACGGTGGATCTCGCCGGCGCCGGCGCGGCCGACCGGCTGATCGAGGGCCAGCCGGAACTGATCTTCCATCTGGCCGCCATCGTATCGGGTGAGGCCGAAGCGGATTTCGACAAGGGCTACGCGGTCAATCTCGACGGCACGCGCGCCCTGTTCGATGCAATCCGCCAGCTCGGCCTCAAGACCACCTACGTCCCGCGCGTCGTCTTCGCCTCTTCGATCGCCGTCTTCGGCACGCCGTTTCCGGAGGTCATTCCCGACGAATTCTTCACCACGCCGCTGACGAGCTACGGCACCCAGAAGGCGATTGCCGAACTGCTGCTTGCCGATTATTCCCGCCGTGGCATCTTCGACGGCATTGGCATCCGGCTGCCGACCATCTGCGTGCGCCCCGGCGCACCGAACAAGGCGGCCTCCGGGTTCTTCTCCAACATTCTGCGCGAGCCGCTCGTCGGCAGGGAAGCCGTATTGCCGGTCAGCGACAGCGTGCGGCACTGGTTTGCCAGTCCGCGCGCGGCCGTCGGCTTTTTCGTCCATGCCGCGACGATCGATACGACGAGGATCGGCGCGCGCCGCAACCTGACCATGCCGGGCCTTTCCGCGCTGGTCTCCGAAGAGATTGACGCACTGCGCCGAGTGGCCGGCGACAAGGCGGTCGCCCTCATCAAACGCGTGCCCGATCCGGTGATCGAACGCATTGTCGCCGGCTGGCCGACGCAGTTCGATGCGACGAGGGCTTCTGCGCTCGGTTTTACGGCGGAAACGAGCTTCGACGAAATTCTGCAGGTGCATATCGAGGATGAACTCGGCGGGAGGATTGCGTGA
- a CDS encoding metallophosphoesterase family protein — protein sequence MIYFTGDTHFADPRVLRIDRRPFPDMTSHDVTLIRNWNEIIGPQDDIWHLGDFMSSRGGDCDQLLSMLNGRKHLIIGNNDPATTTAARGWTSIQHYSEMTLDDHLLILCHYPFRTWNKMGKKSINLHGHSHGRLKPLPRQYDVGVDAQGLRPVSLQALLSTKAGS from the coding sequence ATGATCTACTTCACCGGCGATACCCATTTTGCAGATCCCCGCGTCCTTCGCATCGACCGACGCCCCTTTCCCGACATGACGTCGCATGACGTGACCCTGATCCGCAACTGGAACGAGATTATTGGTCCGCAGGACGACATCTGGCATCTCGGTGACTTCATGTCGTCTCGCGGCGGGGACTGTGATCAGCTCCTTTCGATGCTGAACGGGCGAAAGCACCTGATCATTGGGAATAATGATCCCGCGACGACGACGGCGGCGAGGGGATGGACAAGCATTCAGCACTACAGCGAGATGACGCTGGACGATCATCTGCTGATCCTGTGCCATTATCCGTTCCGCACCTGGAACAAGATGGGTAAGAAGTCGATCAATCTGCACGGACATTCCCACGGTCGCCTCAAGCCCCTGCCCCGCCAGTACGATGTGGGCGTCGATGCGCAGGGCCTCAGGCCGGTGTCGCTGCAAGCCCTGTTGTCAACGAAGGCGGGGTCATGA
- a CDS encoding LacI family DNA-binding transcriptional regulator, producing the protein MHKSTLEEVAAAAGVSKMTASRALRGAADVSKETREKVLEQAERLNYVGNRLALSLSSQRTNLVAVVVPSMSNIVFPEMLAGISAGLRGSGMQAVFGISDYDMAKEREIIRDMLSWRPAAIIVTGLDQPAETVRMLQNAAIPVIQLMDLDGTPIDFNVGLSHGKAGEEMAKALLAAGRRRFGYIGSAIDRDLRAGKRKAGFEKVLRESGLSFVDERFNAAYSSVAHGKRLSMSMLAATRDLDCIYYSNDDMATGGVFACLELGISSPAEILIAGFNGLDVASALPVRIATSISPRRQMGEVAAALLLAASSGDGSQISEKIIAFTPEITGVD; encoded by the coding sequence ATGCATAAATCGACACTGGAAGAAGTTGCCGCTGCGGCCGGCGTCAGCAAGATGACGGCATCGCGCGCTCTTCGCGGCGCCGCCGACGTCTCCAAGGAGACCCGCGAAAAAGTGCTTGAGCAGGCCGAGCGGTTAAATTACGTCGGCAACCGGCTGGCGCTCTCACTGTCGTCGCAGCGCACCAATCTTGTCGCCGTCGTCGTTCCCAGCATGTCCAACATCGTCTTTCCCGAAATGCTGGCGGGCATTTCGGCCGGGCTGCGAGGATCAGGCATGCAGGCGGTGTTCGGCATCTCCGATTATGATATGGCGAAGGAGCGCGAGATCATTCGCGACATGCTCTCCTGGCGCCCTGCCGCCATCATCGTGACGGGTCTCGATCAGCCGGCAGAAACGGTGAGAATGCTGCAGAATGCCGCGATTCCCGTCATCCAACTGATGGACCTCGACGGTACCCCCATCGATTTCAACGTCGGTCTATCTCATGGCAAGGCCGGAGAAGAGATGGCAAAAGCGCTGTTGGCGGCCGGCCGGCGGCGGTTCGGGTATATCGGCAGCGCGATCGACAGGGATCTGCGCGCCGGCAAGCGGAAAGCCGGCTTCGAGAAAGTGCTGCGCGAGAGCGGCCTTTCTTTCGTGGACGAGCGGTTCAACGCCGCCTATTCCTCGGTGGCGCACGGCAAGCGGCTGTCGATGTCGATGCTCGCGGCGACGAGAGATCTCGACTGCATCTATTATTCCAACGACGACATGGCAACCGGCGGCGTCTTTGCGTGCCTGGAACTCGGCATTTCCAGCCCTGCGGAAATCCTGATCGCCGGATTCAATGGGCTGGATGTCGCCAGCGCCCTCCCCGTCAGGATCGCGACTTCGATTTCGCCACGGCGTCAGATGGGCGAAGTCGCTGCTGCGCTTCTGCTCGCTGCGAGCAGCGGCGACGGAAGTCAGATATCCGAAAAAATTATCGCCTTCACTCCCGAGATCACCGGGGTCGATTGA
- a CDS encoding ABC transporter substrate-binding protein yields MTIKRREFLAASAAVAGVAGLGIKPSFAQAEPTYTPESGASLRLLRWTPFVKGDEEAWLANTKKFTEATGVEVRIDKESWEDIRPKAAVAANVGSGPDLIMCWFDDAHQYPDKLVDLTELGNYLGNKYEGWYDGLKGYATRDDKFIAMPLTTIGNAVVYRDSHVKAAGFNEFPNDTAGFLELCKAMKAKGTPAGFPHGKAVGDGNNYAHWLLWSHGGKMVDESGMVTINSPETLASINYAKELYATFIPGTESWLDVNNNRAFLAGQVSLIANGVSVYYTAKNDPKLAEIAKDIRTTNFPIGPVGKSVELFQTSSLLLFKHSKYPEAAKAYIKFMMEADQMNAWIQGSSAYCCQPLKAFAKNPIWTADPVHAPYALASEKLRPNGYAGPLGYASAATMADYVLVDMYAAAVTGQKSPEDAMKEAERRANRYYRV; encoded by the coding sequence ATGACGATCAAGAGACGTGAATTTCTTGCTGCATCGGCAGCCGTTGCCGGTGTCGCAGGTCTCGGCATCAAGCCGTCCTTTGCGCAGGCCGAACCGACCTACACGCCGGAAAGCGGCGCCAGCCTGCGGTTGCTGCGCTGGACGCCTTTCGTGAAGGGCGATGAGGAGGCCTGGCTTGCCAATACCAAGAAGTTCACTGAAGCCACCGGCGTGGAAGTGCGCATCGACAAGGAGAGCTGGGAGGACATCCGTCCGAAAGCCGCCGTTGCCGCCAATGTCGGCTCCGGTCCGGATCTCATCATGTGCTGGTTCGACGACGCGCATCAATATCCGGACAAGCTGGTCGATCTCACGGAACTCGGCAACTATCTCGGCAACAAGTACGAAGGCTGGTACGACGGCCTGAAGGGTTACGCCACCCGTGACGACAAGTTCATCGCCATGCCGCTGACGACGATCGGCAATGCCGTGGTCTATCGCGACAGCCATGTCAAGGCGGCCGGCTTCAACGAATTCCCGAACGATACCGCAGGCTTCCTCGAGCTTTGCAAGGCGATGAAGGCAAAGGGCACGCCCGCCGGTTTCCCGCACGGCAAGGCGGTCGGCGACGGCAACAACTATGCCCATTGGCTGCTCTGGAGCCATGGCGGCAAAATGGTCGACGAAAGCGGCATGGTGACGATCAACAGCCCGGAAACGCTCGCCTCGATCAACTATGCCAAGGAACTCTACGCGACCTTCATTCCGGGCACGGAAAGCTGGCTGGATGTCAACAACAACCGCGCCTTCCTCGCCGGCCAGGTATCGCTGATCGCCAACGGCGTCTCGGTCTATTACACGGCCAAGAACGATCCGAAGCTCGCCGAGATCGCCAAGGACATCCGCACGACGAATTTCCCGATCGGACCGGTCGGCAAGAGCGTCGAGCTTTTCCAGACGAGCTCGCTCCTGCTCTTCAAGCACAGCAAATATCCGGAAGCCGCCAAGGCCTACATCAAGTTCATGATGGAAGCCGATCAGATGAATGCCTGGATCCAGGGCTCCAGCGCCTATTGCTGCCAGCCGCTCAAGGCCTTCGCCAAGAACCCGATCTGGACTGCCGACCCGGTCCACGCGCCCTATGCGCTCGCCTCGGAAAAACTGCGCCCGAACGGTTATGCCGGCCCGCTCGGCTACGCCTCGGCGGCGACCATGGCGGACTACGTGCTGGTCGACATGTATGCCGCCGCCGTCACC
- a CDS encoding HWE histidine kinase domain-containing protein has translation MRLKLVAVAVAALAPVVAMLVYNEVALRHQRNEEVRASAAQAARQASSEVERIIEGLHALLVAVSAMPSVRHLDVQACNDALKSVVESIPNIRTIFVAGLDGHPICGSMAFPQGVMFSDRDYFRQTLETKDFVVGTYTQSRLSDRPVLPLAMPLMEGDTIKAIVISGIRLDWLQNRITERGIAPGNAVTIADAKGVIIAHVPSPEQFVGTILVEEYQRLIHAEQPDVIETTGRDGTARILGYRPIALPSNPLYVSAGFSKTEVFAPIDRATLMNTLAIIGGALFAFVAAIFIGNRFILIPISRIADVMESWRSGQTTARTGMTGPDELGLVGATFDRLLDELEERRRQNQQAEEERSLLVRELAHRVKNGFTLVQAIARQTFSRSDPERYGSFAERLAALAGTYDLILSREGSASPIRDILSAALRAHVASQAERIHLDGPDVVLPADTALPLSLVIHELATNATKYGSLGSENGTVSIEWKHEDGRVLLLWTEAGGPPVSTPTKKGFGSVLIERAFPSKAQARSRADYRSEGLVFQLIFSIAEPVAKGEVDPLSPDVKHTSQT, from the coding sequence ATGAGGCTCAAACTGGTTGCAGTTGCGGTCGCGGCGCTGGCGCCGGTGGTTGCGATGCTCGTCTACAACGAAGTCGCGCTTCGCCATCAGCGCAACGAGGAAGTGCGTGCCTCCGCGGCGCAGGCGGCGAGGCAAGCCTCGTCGGAAGTCGAGCGGATTATCGAGGGTCTGCACGCCCTTCTCGTCGCCGTATCCGCCATGCCTTCCGTCCGGCATCTCGACGTCCAAGCTTGCAACGATGCACTGAAATCGGTTGTCGAAAGTATCCCCAACATCCGCACCATCTTCGTCGCCGGCCTCGATGGGCATCCCATCTGCGGAAGCATGGCGTTTCCACAGGGTGTGATGTTTTCCGACCGCGATTACTTCCGGCAGACTCTGGAGACCAAGGACTTCGTCGTCGGCACCTATACGCAGAGCCGCCTTTCCGATCGCCCTGTGCTGCCGCTCGCGATGCCACTGATGGAAGGCGATACCATCAAGGCCATCGTCATCAGCGGAATCCGGCTGGACTGGCTGCAGAATCGCATCACCGAGCGCGGTATTGCTCCCGGCAATGCGGTGACGATCGCCGACGCCAAGGGAGTGATTATTGCCCACGTTCCCTCTCCCGAACAGTTCGTCGGTACGATCTTGGTGGAGGAATACCAACGGCTGATCCACGCCGAACAGCCTGATGTCATCGAGACCACCGGCCGGGACGGAACAGCGCGCATCCTCGGTTATCGCCCGATAGCCTTGCCTTCCAACCCCCTCTATGTCAGTGCCGGCTTCTCGAAAACGGAGGTCTTCGCCCCGATCGACCGGGCGACACTGATGAATACGCTCGCCATCATCGGCGGTGCGCTTTTCGCCTTCGTCGCCGCGATCTTTATCGGTAACCGCTTCATCCTGATACCGATCTCGAGGATCGCCGATGTGATGGAAAGCTGGCGCAGCGGTCAGACGACGGCGCGGACCGGCATGACGGGACCGGACGAGCTGGGGCTCGTCGGCGCAACCTTCGATCGGCTGCTCGACGAACTCGAAGAGCGCAGGCGGCAAAATCAGCAGGCGGAGGAGGAGCGGAGCCTTCTCGTCCGCGAACTGGCGCATCGCGTCAAGAATGGCTTTACGCTCGTGCAGGCGATTGCCAGACAAACCTTCTCGCGGTCCGATCCGGAGAGATACGGTTCCTTCGCCGAGAGGCTCGCAGCCCTTGCCGGCACCTATGACCTCATCCTGTCGCGGGAGGGGTCGGCTTCGCCCATTCGGGATATCCTCTCCGCAGCCCTGCGAGCGCATGTCGCCTCGCAAGCCGAGCGCATTCACCTCGACGGACCGGATGTGGTTCTCCCGGCGGACACCGCCCTGCCGCTCTCGCTCGTGATTCATGAGCTGGCGACCAATGCAACCAAATATGGAAGCCTCGGAAGCGAAAATGGAACGGTCAGCATCGAATGGAAGCACGAGGATGGACGCGTCCTGCTTTTGTGGACGGAAGCCGGCGGACCGCCGGTCTCGACGCCGACGAAAAAAGGCTTCGGCTCGGTGCTGATAGAACGTGCCTTCCCGTCGAAGGCGCAGGCGCGATCCCGCGCGGACTACCGGAGCGAAGGCCTCGTCTTCCAACTAATATTTTCGATCGCGGAACCGGTTGCCAAAGGCGAAGTTGACCCTCTGAGCCCGGACGTAAAGCATACGAGCCAGACATGA
- the ugpC gene encoding sn-glycerol-3-phosphate ABC transporter ATP-binding protein UgpC, with amino-acid sequence MANVQFADVRKSFGAHPVIKGVDIDIADGEFVILVGPSGCGKSTLLRMLAGLENISGGEIKIGGRVVNTLPPKDRDIAMVFQNYALYPHMTVEQNMGFSLMLNKSPKAEAEKRVKYAAGILGLDKLLDRYPRQLSGGQRQRVAMGRAIVRNPEVFLFDEPLSNLDAKLRVAMRAEIKELHQRLKTTTVYVTHDQIEAMTMADKIVVMHDGIVEQIGSPLELYDRPANLFVGGFIGSPAMNMIHGRLDPENPSQFVAANGTRLPVANPPASAIGRDLVYGLRPEYISLDPNGLPAEIVVIEPTGYETHLTVRLGGSDVSCVFRERVDARPGEAIRVAIDAKHVHLFDAEGGMRLTD; translated from the coding sequence ATGGCAAACGTTCAATTCGCGGATGTCCGGAAATCGTTCGGTGCGCATCCTGTCATCAAGGGAGTGGACATCGATATCGCCGACGGCGAATTCGTCATCCTCGTCGGCCCTTCGGGCTGCGGCAAGTCCACGCTTCTGAGGATGCTGGCAGGGCTCGAGAACATTTCCGGCGGCGAGATCAAGATCGGCGGGCGCGTGGTCAACACGCTGCCGCCGAAGGACCGCGACATTGCCATGGTGTTCCAGAATTATGCGCTCTACCCGCATATGACGGTGGAGCAGAACATGGGCTTCTCGCTCATGCTCAACAAATCGCCGAAGGCGGAGGCCGAAAAGCGGGTGAAATATGCCGCTGGCATCCTCGGCCTCGACAAGTTGCTCGACCGTTATCCGCGCCAGCTTTCCGGCGGTCAGCGCCAGCGCGTCGCCATGGGCCGCGCCATCGTGCGCAATCCGGAGGTCTTCCTGTTCGATGAGCCGCTGTCCAACCTCGATGCGAAACTGCGCGTCGCCATGCGCGCCGAGATCAAGGAACTGCATCAGCGCCTGAAAACGACGACCGTCTACGTCACCCATGATCAGATCGAGGCGATGACGATGGCCGACAAGATCGTCGTCATGCATGACGGCATCGTCGAGCAGATCGGCAGCCCGCTCGAGCTCTACGACCGCCCCGCCAATCTCTTTGTCGGCGGCTTCATCGGCTCTCCGGCGATGAACATGATCCACGGCAGACTCGATCCGGAGAATCCCAGCCAGTTCGTCGCCGCCAACGGCACGCGGCTGCCTGTCGCCAATCCACCGGCGAGCGCTATCGGCCGCGACCTCGTCTACGGGCTGCGCCCCGAATACATCTCGCTCGATCCCAACGGACTGCCGGCCGAGATCGTGGTGATCGAACCGACCGGCTACGAGACGCATCTGACCGTCCGCCTCGGCGGCAGCGATGTCAGCTGCGTCTTCCGCGAACGTGTCGATGCCCGCCCGGGCGAAGCCATCCGGGTGGCGATCGACGCCAAGCATGTCCATCTCTTCGACGCCGAAGGCGGCATGCGATTGACCGACTGA
- a CDS encoding DUF1206 domain-containing protein, giving the protein MPKEFRFDLLAKSGYVARGVVFLLVAGLALFSGVAGGKPETKSALSTLLAQPFGRVWVGLIGIGLLGFVAWRLAQSLADSDGHGRDAKAIAIRTVFFGSAVVYLGLAGYALGHALFSGGGSQQSGEKGLAEWIMSQPFGAYLAVAVGLGFIIGGVVTAAKGISKKFERYLRLADVSGVVTSVCVYGLVARGVVFVIIGIFFAYAGFRVDPQQAGSMADALEWVRQLPFGSILYIAVAIGLAAFGIYNLVEARYRVVHSPSFDDVKQSIPTPGH; this is encoded by the coding sequence ATGCCCAAAGAATTTCGTTTCGACCTGCTTGCCAAGAGCGGCTATGTGGCGCGCGGCGTCGTATTCCTCCTTGTGGCGGGCCTCGCCCTCTTTTCCGGCGTCGCCGGGGGGAAGCCGGAAACGAAGTCGGCACTTTCGACGCTTCTCGCACAGCCCTTCGGCCGCGTCTGGGTTGGTCTCATCGGCATCGGACTTCTCGGTTTCGTCGCCTGGCGACTGGCGCAGTCGCTCGCCGACAGCGACGGCCATGGCCGCGACGCCAAGGCCATCGCCATCCGCACGGTTTTCTTCGGCAGCGCCGTCGTCTATCTCGGCCTTGCCGGTTATGCGCTGGGTCACGCACTCTTCAGCGGCGGCGGGAGCCAGCAATCTGGTGAGAAAGGGTTGGCAGAATGGATCATGTCGCAGCCGTTCGGCGCCTATCTTGCCGTAGCCGTCGGCCTCGGCTTCATCATCGGCGGGGTCGTGACGGCAGCCAAGGGCATCAGCAAGAAATTCGAGCGCTATCTCAGACTTGCGGACGTCAGCGGCGTGGTGACCTCGGTCTGCGTATACGGCCTCGTCGCCCGCGGCGTCGTCTTCGTGATCATCGGAATCTTCTTCGCCTATGCAGGGTTTCGCGTTGATCCTCAGCAGGCAGGCAGCATGGCGGACGCGCTCGAATGGGTGAGACAGCTTCCTTTCGGCTCGATCCTCTATATCGCCGTCGCAATCGGACTGGCGGCCTTCGGGATCTATAACCTCGTCGAAGCGCGCTATCGCGTCGTGCACAGCCCGTCCTTTGATGACGTCAAGCAATCGATCCCCACCCCTGGCCATTAG
- a CDS encoding SDR family oxidoreductase yields MSTAASGEARIALVTGGGTGVGRAISRGLGAAGYRVVISGRRADVLEKAASELGSETGAEFFAAPADVGDPASVRALFDAISERYGRLDLLVNNAGVTVPGVALEEVSFEQWSAIVAANLTGAFLCTQQAFRLMKNQTPRGGRIINNGSVSATTPRPNSAPYTATKHAITGLTKSTALDGREFDIACGQIDIGNAASDMTTKIAAGVLQANGSIAAEATIDPAHIADAVVYMASLPLSANVLTMTVMATKMPFVGRG; encoded by the coding sequence GTGAGCACAGCGGCGAGCGGAGAAGCAAGGATCGCGCTTGTCACTGGCGGTGGCACCGGCGTCGGGCGCGCCATATCGAGGGGACTCGGCGCTGCCGGCTACAGGGTCGTGATTTCAGGACGACGGGCCGATGTGCTTGAAAAGGCCGCGAGTGAGCTAGGCAGCGAAACGGGGGCCGAGTTTTTCGCAGCTCCCGCCGATGTCGGCGACCCCGCTTCGGTGCGGGCTCTGTTCGATGCGATCTCGGAGAGATACGGGCGGCTCGACCTCCTGGTCAACAATGCCGGCGTCACCGTGCCCGGCGTGGCCCTCGAAGAGGTTTCCTTCGAGCAGTGGAGCGCCATCGTCGCCGCCAATCTCACCGGCGCCTTTCTCTGCACCCAGCAGGCCTTCCGGCTGATGAAGAACCAGACCCCGCGCGGCGGGCGCATCATCAACAACGGCTCGGTCTCGGCCACGACACCGCGCCCGAATTCCGCGCCTTACACCGCCACGAAGCACGCCATCACGGGTCTGACCAAATCCACCGCCCTTGACGGGCGCGAATTCGACATCGCCTGCGGCCAGATCGATATTGGCAATGCCGCCAGTGACATGACGACGAAAATTGCGGCCGGCGTGCTGCAGGCGAACGGCAGCATCGCCGCGGAGGCGACGATCGATCCGGCCCATATTGCCGACGCGGTCGTCTACATGGCCAGCCTGCCGCTCAGCGCCAATGTACTGACCATGACTGTCATGGCGACGAAAATGCCCTTTGTCGGACGGGGGTGA
- a CDS encoding GXWXG domain-containing protein → MPLKSAKRQDEMTAWFSSLAPVQPTEMLGLWRGAGIPSDHPLDGVLENLGWFGKRFHVDMRADALLFQWRSDRLVAIDPGIFPISLAIKAAPFGRTRIARNWFSYLQKALRARGTTASLKLRTFDNLTTAAMIYDRQPIADYFRRTGDDEVAGMMFVDGDARRYFFKLRRIDAASRRWSE, encoded by the coding sequence ATGCCGCTGAAGAGCGCTAAGCGACAGGACGAAATGACAGCCTGGTTTTCCTCGCTGGCGCCGGTCCAGCCGACCGAGATGCTCGGCCTGTGGCGAGGTGCGGGCATCCCATCGGATCACCCGCTCGACGGTGTTCTCGAGAACCTCGGCTGGTTCGGGAAGCGGTTTCACGTCGACATGCGCGCGGACGCCCTCCTCTTTCAGTGGCGGTCGGATCGGCTGGTGGCGATCGACCCCGGCATTTTTCCGATCAGCCTGGCCATCAAGGCGGCGCCGTTCGGCCGCACTCGGATCGCCCGGAACTGGTTCTCCTATCTGCAGAAGGCGCTCCGGGCGCGGGGTACGACCGCGTCGCTGAAGCTTCGGACCTTCGATAACCTCACCACAGCTGCTATGATCTACGACAGGCAGCCAATCGCCGACTATTTCCGCAGGACGGGAGACGACGAGGTCGCTGGTATGATGTTCGTCGACGGCGATGCCCGTCGTTATTTCTTCAAGCTCCGGAGAATCGATGCGGCGTCGAGGCGATGGAGTGAATGA
- a CDS encoding response regulator — MKSKVVVVEDEAPLLMMAVAIVEEAGLEALEARNADEALMLFERVPGIRILFTDIDMPGSMNGLMLAKAVRDRWPPVEIIIVSGMKQPEADALPERGVFFSKPYDTRQLTNALVSMAA, encoded by the coding sequence ATGAAAAGCAAGGTAGTCGTGGTCGAGGACGAAGCTCCGCTGCTGATGATGGCGGTCGCCATCGTCGAGGAGGCAGGCCTTGAGGCGCTCGAGGCACGCAATGCCGACGAGGCGCTCATGCTTTTCGAAAGAGTGCCCGGCATACGGATCCTGTTTACCGATATCGACATGCCGGGAAGCATGAATGGCTTGATGCTGGCAAAGGCGGTCCGTGATCGCTGGCCGCCCGTGGAAATCATCATCGTCTCCGGCATGAAGCAGCCGGAGGCGGATGCTTTGCCCGAGCGCGGCGTCTTCTTCTCCAAGCCCTATGATACCAGGCAGCTTACCAATGCGCTCGTCAGCATGGCCGCGTAG
- a CDS encoding NUDIX domain-containing protein, which yields MPVRSAGLLIYRLCETRLEVLLVHPGGPFWAKKDVGAWSIPKGLIEAGEDELSAAIREAQEELGVEIQGSFAPLGEYRQPGGKVVVVWSVEADAALDVETVRSSEFQIEWPPRSGRIQAFPEVDRAGWFPTPEAEIKILKGQLPMLADLVTQLGRDQ from the coding sequence ATGCCGGTCCGTAGCGCCGGGCTTCTCATCTACCGCCTTTGCGAGACGAGGCTGGAGGTCCTGCTCGTCCATCCCGGCGGTCCCTTCTGGGCGAAGAAGGACGTGGGCGCATGGTCTATTCCGAAAGGTTTGATCGAAGCCGGCGAAGACGAATTGTCGGCAGCGATCCGGGAGGCGCAGGAGGAGCTCGGCGTCGAAATTCAAGGAAGCTTCGCCCCGCTCGGTGAATATCGCCAACCCGGCGGAAAAGTGGTGGTCGTCTGGTCGGTGGAGGCGGACGCAGCGCTTGATGTCGAGACGGTGCGGAGTTCGGAGTTTCAGATCGAATGGCCACCACGATCGGGCCGCATCCAGGCTTTTCCCGAGGTCGATCGCGCGGGATGGTTTCCTACCCCAGAAGCTGAGATCAAAATTCTCAAGGGCCAGCTCCCCATGCTTGCCGATCTCGTTACGCAGCTCGGTCGAGACCAGTGA